Proteins co-encoded in one Corynebacterium lujinxingii genomic window:
- a CDS encoding HPr family phosphocarrier protein has protein sequence MASKTVKVGSTVGLHARPATVIADAAGEYDDEILLTLVGGDEDDETDAASSLMIMAMGAEYGDEVVVTSDNADAVEEIAALIAKNLDDE, from the coding sequence ATGGCTTCCAAGACAGTGAAAGTTGGCTCCACGGTCGGTCTGCACGCACGCCCAGCGACAGTGATCGCTGACGCCGCCGGCGAGTACGACGACGAGATCCTGCTCACCCTGGTCGGCGGCGACGAGGACGACGAGACTGACGCCGCGTCCTCCCTGATGATCATGGCGATGGGCGCCGAGTACGGCGACGAGGTCGTTGTCACCTCCGACAACGCGGACGCCGTGGAGGAGATCGCAGCGCTGATCGCCAAGAACCTCGACGACGAGTAA